The window aatgcattttggaattccgtggaaggtttaggcttgaattgacgaaattgagattttggcgttttttggttgataggtgagattttgatataggagtcggaatgaaattccggaagttgcaataGCTCCTTTGTGttatttgtgacatgtgtgcaaaatttcaggtcattcggatgtgatttggttgggttttttatcaaaagtgtaatttagaagattgtggaattcttaggcttgaatccgatgcgaatttggtattttatggttgttttgagcgttctgatgGTTGGAACATATTTGAattgatgttatgggatatgttggcatatttgattgaggtcccgagggcctcaggtgagtttcaggtgggtaatcggaccatttcatgttgtgaCAAATTGCAGAATTGCTGCtgttggtgttgcaggttttgaccttcgcattcgtgatgcatgtcccgcgttcgtgaagggttaggGTGCGAGGCTGTAgagttggccttcgcgtttgcgaagatggttccgcgatcgcgaagtcgTGAGGtctttggtcatcgcgttcgcaaggttCAGGTTGCGTTCGTATAGAGGAAGAAGGATAGCTGGGTCCTCAGTgcatttgttctacgcgttcgcgatcacGAGGTGTTGAATATGtcatgcatcgcgttcgcatagaagacaTTTCGGTAGGTGAAGCAgtgtgcttcgcaaatgcgagggatatgccgcgttcgcgatgaagaaatatCTGGACAGacagtttatattttttaaatcgagggtttaagtccaatttcATAAAAAGCCATTAGAGAGCTCGGAAGGAGGTGGAATTTGAGGAAATTTTCAGTGGAACTATTGGtttaagtattcttcactcatatttggtttaattccatgatttggtCTTAaatttcatcatttagtttgagaaattagagtgaaacttgggaaaaaatggaagaaaagtttgagatttcatttggggatttgaatgggcaattgagaTCAGATTTTGACGAATtcgatatgggtagactcgtgagtgaacgaggattttattgatgtaatttttatcggattccgaaatgtgggcccgggggccgggtttgagcaatttgcGTTATTTTTTATgcaaattggatatttttgagcggGCTTTGTTCCcatagcatattttaatagttacgtactgattgtggctagatttggagcatccggaggttgaTTCGTGAGAGCAAAAGGCATTGTggtctagagtttggaccggatcgaggtaagtaatgattgtaaaggctgtcctgagggtttgaaaccccgaatttcagatcgttgtgctactttgaggtgacacacacgctagatgacgagcgtggaggtgtgcaccgttggggattgagacttgatccgtcccgtacgactattaagtcgcgtatttgatttaaaatcttatgatattccatattttacatattgatattatattttgggctgtataccatgtttggggccttgtgccaacctgtttagacccttaggggcactttcactatttttcctcactctatttgttttgaaagcatatcctcagtcatgttttacatgtttattgtttaaatctggttttatcactttacttcttaaaatgtgaaaactatttgggctgagttccctattttactgatagtccgattgatcgtgaggttgatgactgagatagaccgagggtctgattgtgaggttgatgactgagataaatcgagggcatgattgtgaggttaatgactgagagagggcgagggcctggttgtgaggattatatatctatggatcgggctgcacgtcgcaacaatatatatatatatatatatatatatatatgtgtgtgtgtgtgtatatggatcgggctgcacgccgtagcaatatagagcttgggctgtaggagcccctccggagtctgcacacccctagtgagcacagtcgactatataaatggatcgggctgcacgccttagcgattactatatggtacctattgagtgtgagtgctaagtgtgagcgctgattggtaagagttgagtcacgagtgactgagaggcttgaccgaggggctatatatatatatatatatacatgtacatgagtgatgctttgcatGAGGGGCTAGTTTATGAACTTACTATTTTCACTCCTATTTAAAGTGAGTTTTTATTGAACATGTTGATTTAATTGCTggtttcactcatctttagaccgagcctctattgaaaatgttgaacaaatattttaaataatctttcatttaaattgaagtttttaagttatgaaaaggATTGTGAATTTCTGTTATGCGAGGGgttgtatacgaactatgttttgcccgatgggcggattatgattttcatctcttttattataaatggtattgaacccttACTGAAACTATTGGAAAGCATTTTTCAAATGATTTTCACcaaagctggattttaaatgagacgattgactcatattctgatttgaaagcttgttgtgcttattgagtttatcataaatgtggataCATCATTTCCTagtgctcagtctttatttacgcttattacttactgggttggagtactcatattactctctgcacctcctgtgtagattcaggtatttcggaactcGGTAGTAGGTGTTGATTGCTTGGAGGCGGAGACGTCAtagttagcaaggtggttgcacgacgttcgcagcactgctttcctTCCTCTTATttttcattactgtatttagtatatttttagactttggttgtattcagaccttggtagatgctcatgacttgtgacactccgatgtcgAGCTATATTTATTTTCGCACTTATTTTATTTTGCTAAATCTATACTTGTTAGGGATTTATCCTTATAAATGGCCTAAACTGACTTATTAAACTATTAAAAACTGAATTTAGGAATTgtatcggctggccttgtcttcacgagagacgtcatcacgaccgggtacggtttggggtcgtgacacctatcaacatagttggttgCCCCTAAATCAACTTGTTGAAAATACTTCATGGCATGTGCGCACGACATGTAGTAGATGGTCTATTTCCCATATGAACACAACCTGTTGGCTTCATTCACGGTTTATGGATTATTCCCCCGGTGTCCacggatagcggtgcgaacttcaaaaataccccgGTCATGATCATACtataaaaatgaatgccaatgtgctcgcctcctatatttctcaaattttctcaTCGGTgttggcataaattgaacacccctgtccatcaattccgatgcagctttatgcctttcaacaaacctctccgcaatctgtttgaatgtcatccggatcatggcagtgacaggcaaacCACGTGGAGACTTCAATAAGCCATTGAATGActccgacacatttgtagtcagggctccccatcgtctgccaccatcaacatgcaatgtccacttgtgaagctcatgtcccatCAGCCAATTATAGGCTCTTTCGTCTAATTGCcggatcgcttccatgcgcctcgtgaatttgcactgctggtgctcagttgcagccatccatattaaatcatgcaaggccttgtcgggatatttcttctggaaattggccttcagatGCCTCACACAGTAACTGTGGTATGCATAGGGTTCCTGACATTCAGGTAAATggcgtacagaacttaaaataccaccatgccgatcaaatattagacaaatacctgaacactgtttgacaacgtgctgcttcaagtggttcaaaaaaagtgTCAACGTCTCTTCGCTTTTATTGGCacaaatggcaaaagctagtagaaatatttgtccgttggcatctactgcaactgcgATCAAAAGCTTAGTATCAtgctttccatagacatgagtattGTCTTTGGAAATTACCGGACGACAaagcacaaaaccatcaattgctagTTTAAATGACCAAAACACATAGTTAAAAATACATTCCAGTATTCCCGAACTCTACTCatgcctccattcaacaacagtccggGAGTTGAAATGTTTTagtgcggccatgtacttggGTAGAGATGAAAATGACTTATTCCAGTCACCCTAAATAATTTCAAAtgcacgtttgcgcccgagatatgcctttcttttggttatagtacactCATATTCTTGGTGGACGGATGaaatacactctttgatcttgtacctaaTGAACACTTCCaagtgtggaatcaagacaagataaatcaagtctacatccaagttgaagtgattctgattgaatgtgtccatttcacatatGTGGGTGCcaatatatttacccactttccacaaccTTGTTTCCTTCTTGATCGCACGTAACATCCAGTTACAACCCATAAACTGTCTATGGCATACAACCTTGTATACCTCCGGAGTTGCCTCCCTTACCCTCATCTCACGGCACTCTCTGACGCTGTATGTTTTTACAGCCCTAGTTAAGCGAGCTTTATCGGGAaaatacatgccctttgccagcagcattggtctagactcatcccacattgttgATCGAATTTCTCAACATCCCTTGTGATGGCATCCACATCCGACAaacttggcaaattatcaaggtagggaatattctcCTCATGAAATGACACGTGGAACTTGTACACTCTTGATCTAACTGGAGGTggaggagcatgctccctcgtcagctcaggttcgaCATTTACTTTCTCCTCGTCATCACCCtcgtcagggaagggtgtgtcatctccagactcatcggtattgttgtcataatcactattatcttcctGACTCCATGCATCTGCCAGATCACGAGTAAATACGTCGTCTACGGgcaactgagtgaggccgggacCATCAAGTTGGtcattttcactgcacaaaaagaacaaaatgataagctactcaaattgataaatatttttcatatagctatatcactcacttacaagtcgtactgcGTTGATATTCCATGATGGACATTTTTctattggtgatgactcccggatggaccaccgtgaTCCAACACATCaaaataataagcaaacccctgcggaATCACAGAATACGGAAATTTActggttactttaaggttcatcGAACGTtccctcacactcatttttttacgtaaTAACGATActaatttatcgtactccattgtaagcgacaatttaacatgacactgtagAGATGAACTAtagctcacagagttattctccgtTACAACCtcacccccaatataatgaaacccttatttttggctcttcagacattataaaaaatGCTTGATAACAAGAAGAAAAGTTTGAACAGAAGTTAGAATAttttttgaatggattttcataaaatcctaacgcctttaaataaggcaatgcctaGCCCGAGGGGCTGAAGTTTTTGATGTATAGTGTTGTATTACACCgcgctatacccatttgaattattgttatgtcaattAACTGCAGGagacttattggtgggcccacaaacAGGTATAGCGCGGTATTATGCGGCGCTATATATATTTGAATTACGGTTATGTTAGTTAAATGTAGGAGACTAATTGGTGGGCTCATAAACAGGTATAACGCGGTATAATAACGCGCTATATATAATGCGGTATTATATCACGCTATATATAATGTGTTATTATACCGTACTATATTTTAACGATAGAAActccgttaaagtatagcgcggTATAATATcgtattatatataaaaaaataactttttttggACAGTAGAAAGGTATTTTGAGTCCAAATAGTTGACCTTTAGGTTTGGAACTTTCATTTGGATGATTCTGTATCACGTTCGCTATCAAGACAATTGCTTTTAACGTTCATCCACGTACGGTGTCATGCATGTAGAACTATACGTACTTAAATCATGCAGTAAATTACTCAAACCACAGTAAGACGATCCTCCTTCTTCAACTGCTTGTCTTGCCATTTCCTTATACTCTTTAGCTCTGTTTctgaattcttctgcttcttcaccCACAATTACTCTCTTTATTGCTTTAGCTATTGCTTCTCTTTTCACTCCTTCACAAGGTGTTGTTTGCCATAGCATAGAACCAAGGCCAACCCCAGTTTTCAAAACCTCAGTTACTAGCTTTTCATTGAAGAATTGTTCAGCAGATAGAGGCCATGTCACCATTGGTATTCCTGCTGATATTCCTTCCAGCGTCGAATTCCATCCACAATGTGTAACAAATGCACCCACAGCTTCGTGATCTAGAATTAGTACTTGGGGTGCCCATCCTCTTATtattaaacctttttctttcgttCTTTCCTCAAATCCTTCAGGAAACCAATCTTTGTTGTCTTGTTGATCTGTTCTAACAACCCAAATGAATTCTTGTCCCGAAGCTTCAATTCCCATAGCAAGTTCGTGCAGTTGTGACGCGGTGAAATTCGCTATGCTACCGAAACAAACATAGATAACGGAACTGGATTTCTTCGAATCAAGCCATTTCATGCACTCATGATTATCTATAGAGGATTGCTTCCCTCTTTCAGCTTTATCTTCAATGTCCATATTGCACAAGGAAAGCGGACATATAGCCCAAGCGTTTCTACCTAGAACCTTGGTATAATGCTCTACATAATCTTCAAGCTCATAGAAACTGTTGAATATAACTCTATAACTCTTCAAGTCCGATTCCCTTACTAATTTCATCATCATGGACATGACTGACTCTTCATCCGATTGGTCAAGCGGAGACAACTGTGTTCTTGTCAGCTTGATTTGGTGAGGCAAATTAGGTACAACAAAAGTTTCAGAATCAGAGGAGACATTCTTAAAAGGCTTATTAAGCCTATTGCtcttgtttaaccaaaaatctgagtctttggtcaaagctaaaaagaaattcgcgttactgataatcaagagacaaaaataaaatacttttaagAATTATGGTAAAACAGCAgatagttttgtatttcaatgaattctcaatagtattccgtgtccttacaaatgatgatacttcttccttttatagataattctaggtaaaggaatgaagcctcagctttgatgatataattatgagtaataaatgacattaaataagctgttatacaatcattcctattaaataccaattttctaacgtatcaagtatttaataatgaatttggactcctttctgtcatcagatctttgtctttaatgccttctaacccgttggctgtaaataatttaaattggtacgagactcgtatctatactttgtctcgtgcctatttaaattcttcttctcgtggctgtctccatccgtgcctcgtagtcaattgttgcgctttgaccatttaactaaaCCACGTGTCATGTcacatcatctttaatataaactcagttttttcccaatacagatagtcccccccactttccatttatttatcaattaaataattgggaagtggatcttcataaaaAAGGAATTTTTGCCACAGTTAATGCTTATGACAGTATTAACGCCTCAgtagtcttttccatttaatgttctgccCATGTGTCATTTTCTGATTGATTCCGCTATTTACACCctttttcgagacttcttcattctcactattcacgaagtgatagctgcctttattataggctttccatcattacacttctaagGTTGACGGTTCCCATTATATACAtaactttttcttcctttgtcttcttcacaaatcttcagcaaacactttcttcttcatttctacTTTCTTTCGACTTATCCTTCCtaacaatgtcttcttcaaaccctaaccgtaaaaaagttccaattctagaccaattccccaacgcccctgttagacacagaagaggcggaggaggtaggcttcgaacagggttagaatctactcgaggcggctcctctggttcttcttcaaggagtt of the Nicotiana tabacum cultivar K326 chromosome 7, ASM71507v2, whole genome shotgun sequence genome contains:
- the LOC107825231 gene encoding scopoletin glucosyltransferase-like, which produces MGQLHFFFFPFMAHGHMIPTLDMAKLVASRGVKATIVTTPLNKSVFSKSIQRNKHLGLEIDIRLITFQAVENGLPEGCERLDLVPSQDLFFNFLKATAMMQETLEQLIEECRPNCLLTRTQLSPLDQSDEESVMSMMMKLVRESDLKSYRVIFNSFYELEDYVEHYTKVLGRNAWAICPLSLCNMDIEDKAERGKQSSIDNHECMKWLDSKKSSSVIYVCFGSIANFTASQLHELAMGIEASGQEFIWVVRTDQQDNKDWFPEGFEERTKEKGLIIRGWAPQVLILDHEAVGAFVTHCGWNSTLEGISAGIPMVTWPLSAEQFFNEKLVTEVLKTGVGLGSMLWQTTPCEGVKREAIAKAIKRVIVGEEAEEFRNRAKEYKEMARQAVEEGGSSYCGLSNLLHDLSTYSSTCMTPYVDER